From Streptomyces sp. GSL17-111, one genomic window encodes:
- a CDS encoding helix-turn-helix transcriptional regulator codes for MLDGVQASSISPVFVGRGAELSQLADALARASAGEPQVVVVGGEAGVGKTRLLEEFLGAARHMDVVTSVGGCIEIGADGLPFAPVSTVLRSLYRQLEGEMSAAVAGQEGELARLLPELGEPTQQFDDEVGRARLFELTARLLESLSQERTLVLAVEDLHWADRSTRELLAYLIRSLHHARVVLMASYRSDDIHRRHPLRPFLAELDRLRTVQRVELPRLGRVEVRDQIAGIQGVREPARELVDEVFERSEGNPFFVEELTTHCATCDLSDSLRDVLLVRVEALPDAAQRVVQIAAGGGTTVEFGLLAAVVGGPQDELLAALRAAVGAHVLAPTEDGDGYRFRHALVREAVSDDLLPGERTALNRRYAEAVEADPSLVRAEHHAARLASYWYHAHDVAKALPAVLDAAVQARRRYAYSEQLRLLDRALELWESASVETRRRLRAFDHADAYPACGCDDDAVRYLDLLAETVSTALLAGERKRALTAIKKALRLLEDGEGEHTGDPLRAAWFWTQKSKLRGLNRQGDGWDELAKAQELVRGLPPSPVHAEALANVAAYGALHPHDPDILTTAQRAVDLAGVVGAEAIELHARTTLGYLLVESGDADAGVAEMRAAARRSGEHGMVAIVGRAYTNLGDVLHGLGRFAEALEVLDEGLELLKRFGQPGRKGWLYGNRAESLFALGRWDEAERSLEDARQNADTPWSLITSSLVTGQLAVLRGRSGQAAEALAEARRLCGTHDPQPQHMIPLITLELDIEASRGRLAEARQVLMKAVEVGFPMGTERYAWPLLLSAAIAESESRGLPSADAGRAEVLAAVRRTARRLPRLYPAPTVYGLLADAELLRAEGRSDPARWEEAIAGLDALDMPYLLAFARYRLAESLLEARPGQASRDEAERLLRPAHAVADGLDAVPLRDGIELLCARARIALHAEAAAEPAGRAESAAPGEAFGLTPRERDVLALVAAGRSNRQIADELYISPKTASVHVSNILAKLGVGNRGQAAALAHRLGLVPALPVTAS; via the coding sequence ATGCTCGACGGCGTGCAAGCGTCCAGCATCAGTCCCGTGTTCGTCGGCCGTGGAGCCGAGCTGTCCCAGCTGGCCGACGCGCTCGCCCGCGCCTCGGCGGGCGAGCCGCAGGTCGTGGTGGTGGGCGGCGAAGCGGGGGTGGGCAAGACGCGCCTGCTGGAGGAGTTCCTGGGCGCCGCCCGGCACATGGACGTGGTGACGTCCGTCGGCGGGTGCATAGAGATCGGCGCCGACGGTCTGCCCTTCGCCCCCGTCTCCACAGTGCTGCGTTCCCTGTACCGGCAGCTGGAGGGCGAGATGTCCGCCGCCGTGGCCGGTCAGGAGGGCGAGCTGGCCCGGCTGCTGCCCGAGCTGGGGGAGCCCACCCAGCAGTTCGACGACGAGGTCGGCCGGGCCCGACTGTTCGAGCTCACGGCCCGCCTGCTGGAGTCCCTCTCCCAGGAGCGCACCCTCGTCCTGGCCGTGGAGGACCTGCACTGGGCCGACCGCTCCACCCGCGAGCTGCTGGCCTACCTCATCCGTTCCCTGCACCACGCCCGCGTGGTGCTGATGGCCAGCTACCGCTCCGACGACATCCACCGGCGGCACCCGCTGCGGCCCTTTCTCGCCGAGCTGGACCGGCTGCGCACCGTCCAGCGCGTCGAGCTGCCCCGGCTCGGGCGCGTCGAGGTACGGGACCAGATCGCCGGCATCCAGGGCGTCCGGGAACCGGCCCGCGAACTGGTGGACGAGGTCTTCGAGCGCTCCGAGGGCAATCCCTTCTTCGTCGAGGAGCTGACGACGCACTGCGCGACGTGCGACCTCAGCGACTCCCTGCGCGACGTGCTGCTCGTGAGGGTCGAGGCGCTGCCGGACGCCGCGCAGCGCGTGGTGCAGATCGCCGCCGGAGGCGGGACGACCGTCGAGTTCGGGTTGCTCGCCGCCGTGGTCGGCGGCCCGCAGGACGAGCTCCTCGCCGCCCTCCGCGCCGCCGTGGGCGCACACGTGCTGGCCCCGACGGAGGACGGCGACGGCTACCGCTTCCGGCACGCCCTCGTCCGGGAGGCCGTCAGCGACGACCTGCTGCCCGGTGAGCGCACGGCCCTGAACCGCCGCTACGCCGAGGCCGTCGAGGCCGACCCGTCACTGGTCCGGGCGGAGCACCACGCCGCCCGGCTGGCGAGCTACTGGTACCACGCCCACGACGTCGCCAAGGCCCTGCCCGCCGTCCTCGACGCGGCCGTCCAGGCGCGTCGCCGCTACGCGTACTCCGAGCAGCTGCGCCTGCTGGACCGGGCGCTGGAGCTGTGGGAGAGCGCGTCGGTCGAGACGCGGCGCCGTCTGCGGGCCTTCGACCACGCCGACGCCTATCCCGCCTGCGGCTGCGACGACGACGCCGTGCGCTACCTCGACCTCCTCGCCGAGACCGTCTCCACCGCGCTGCTCGCCGGGGAGCGCAAGCGTGCACTGACCGCCATCAAGAAGGCGCTGCGGCTGCTGGAGGACGGCGAGGGCGAGCACACCGGCGACCCGCTGCGCGCCGCGTGGTTCTGGACGCAGAAGAGCAAGCTGCGCGGCCTGAACCGGCAGGGCGACGGCTGGGACGAACTGGCCAAGGCCCAGGAGCTGGTGCGTGGGCTCCCGCCCTCGCCCGTCCACGCCGAGGCGCTCGCCAACGTGGCCGCCTACGGCGCACTGCACCCGCACGACCCGGACATCCTCACCACCGCACAGCGCGCCGTCGACCTGGCCGGGGTCGTCGGCGCCGAGGCCATCGAGCTGCACGCCCGCACCACCCTCGGCTACCTCCTCGTCGAGTCCGGCGACGCCGACGCGGGCGTGGCCGAGATGCGCGCGGCGGCGCGGCGCAGCGGTGAACACGGCATGGTCGCCATCGTCGGCCGGGCCTACACCAACCTCGGTGACGTCCTGCACGGCCTCGGCCGGTTCGCCGAGGCGCTCGAGGTGCTGGACGAGGGGCTGGAGCTGCTCAAGCGCTTCGGTCAGCCGGGCCGCAAGGGCTGGCTCTACGGGAACCGGGCGGAGAGCCTCTTCGCGCTCGGCCGGTGGGACGAGGCCGAGCGCTCGCTCGAGGACGCCCGGCAGAACGCCGACACCCCGTGGTCGCTGATCACGTCCTCGCTGGTCACCGGGCAGCTCGCCGTCCTGCGCGGCCGCTCGGGCCAGGCCGCCGAGGCCCTCGCCGAGGCCCGCCGCCTGTGCGGCACGCACGACCCGCAGCCCCAGCACATGATCCCCCTCATCACCCTGGAACTGGACATCGAGGCGTCCCGGGGTCGGCTGGCGGAGGCCCGCCAGGTGCTGATGAAGGCCGTCGAGGTGGGCTTCCCGATGGGAACCGAGCGGTACGCCTGGCCGCTGCTGCTCTCCGCCGCCATCGCGGAGTCCGAGTCGCGCGGCCTGCCCTCGGCGGACGCCGGACGCGCCGAGGTCCTGGCCGCCGTCCGCCGCACCGCGCGCCGGCTGCCACGCCTCTACCCGGCGCCCACCGTGTACGGGCTGCTGGCGGACGCGGAGCTGCTGCGGGCCGAGGGCCGCAGCGACCCGGCCCGCTGGGAGGAGGCCATCGCCGGGCTCGACGCGCTCGACATGCCCTACCTGCTGGCCTTCGCCCGCTACCGGCTGGCCGAGTCACTGCTGGAGGCGCGGCCCGGCCAGGCGTCCCGCGACGAGGCGGAGCGCCTGCTGCGCCCCGCGCACGCGGTGGCCGACGGACTGGACGCCGTTCCGCTGCGGGACGGCATCGAGCTGCTGTGTGCCCGGGCGCGCATCGCCCTGCACGCGGAGGCTGCGGCCGAGCCCGCCGGGCGGGCGGAGTCGGCCGCACCGGGGGAGGCCTTCGGCCTCACCCCGCGCGAGCGGGACGTGCTGGCGCTGGTGGCGGCCGGGCGCAGCAACCGGCAGATCGCCGACGAGCTGTACATCTCGCCGAAGACGGCCAGCGTCCACGTCTCCAACATCCTGGCCAAGCTGGGCGTCGGCAACCGTGGTCAGGCCGCCGCCCTGGCCCACCGCCTGGGTCTCGTCCCCGCCCTGCCCGTCACCGCGAGCTAG
- the gatB gene encoding Asp-tRNA(Asn)/Glu-tRNA(Gln) amidotransferase subunit GatB, with amino-acid sequence MTVIDLVSYEDALASYDPVMGLEVHVELGTKTKMFCGCATVPGAPANAQTCPTCLGLPGSLPVVNATAVESAVKIGLALNCSIAEWCRFARKNYFYPDMPKNFQTSQYDEPIAFDGYLDVQLEDGEVFRVGIERAHMEEDTGKSTHIGGATGRIHGASHSLLDYNRAGIPLIEIVTKPITGAGDRAPEIARAYVAELRELIRALGVSEARMEMGQMRCDVNLSLMPTGSRTFGTRSETKNVNSLRSVERAVRFEVQRHAAVLDGGGVIVQETRHFHEDDGSTTSGRVKEEAEDYRYFPEPDLVPVAPAREWVEELRATLPELPRLRRNRLREEWGISEHEMQSVLNAGALDLIIATIDAGAPADQARKWWMGELARRANETGTELTELTITPEQVARVCALVAEGSLNDKLARQTIEGVLAGEGGPDEVVEKRGLKVVSDEGALGTAVDEAIAGNAAIADKIRGGKVAAAGALVGAVMKATRGQADAARVRELILERLGVQG; translated from the coding sequence GTGACCGTGATTGACCTGGTGTCGTACGAGGACGCCCTCGCGTCCTACGACCCCGTCATGGGCCTGGAGGTCCATGTCGAGCTCGGCACCAAGACCAAGATGTTCTGCGGCTGCGCCACCGTGCCCGGTGCCCCGGCCAACGCGCAGACCTGCCCGACCTGCCTCGGCCTGCCCGGCTCGCTGCCCGTCGTCAACGCGACGGCCGTCGAGTCCGCCGTGAAGATCGGCCTCGCGCTGAACTGCTCCATCGCCGAGTGGTGCCGCTTCGCCCGGAAGAACTACTTCTATCCGGACATGCCGAAGAACTTCCAGACCTCCCAGTACGACGAGCCGATCGCCTTCGACGGCTACCTGGACGTCCAGCTGGAGGACGGCGAGGTCTTCCGCGTCGGCATCGAGCGGGCGCACATGGAGGAGGACACCGGCAAGTCGACGCACATCGGCGGTGCCACCGGCCGCATCCACGGCGCCTCGCACTCGCTCCTGGACTACAACCGGGCCGGCATCCCGCTCATCGAGATCGTCACCAAGCCGATCACCGGCGCCGGGGACCGCGCCCCGGAGATCGCCCGCGCCTACGTCGCCGAGCTGCGCGAGCTGATCCGCGCCCTCGGTGTCTCCGAGGCGCGGATGGAGATGGGCCAGATGCGCTGCGACGTCAACCTGTCGCTGATGCCGACGGGCTCGCGGACGTTCGGCACCCGCAGCGAGACGAAGAACGTCAACTCGCTGCGCAGCGTGGAGCGTGCCGTGCGCTTCGAGGTCCAGCGGCACGCCGCGGTCCTCGACGGCGGCGGCGTCATCGTCCAGGAGACGCGCCACTTCCACGAGGACGACGGCAGCACCACCTCCGGACGGGTCAAGGAGGAGGCGGAGGACTACCGCTACTTCCCCGAGCCGGACCTCGTCCCCGTCGCCCCGGCGCGCGAGTGGGTCGAGGAGCTGCGGGCCACGCTTCCGGAGCTGCCCCGGCTGCGTCGCAACCGGCTCCGCGAGGAGTGGGGCATCTCGGAGCACGAGATGCAGTCCGTGCTCAACGCCGGGGCGCTCGACCTCATCATCGCCACGATCGACGCCGGCGCCCCGGCGGACCAGGCCCGCAAGTGGTGGATGGGCGAGCTGGCCCGGCGGGCGAACGAGACCGGTACCGAGCTGACCGAGCTGACGATCACCCCCGAGCAGGTCGCCCGGGTCTGCGCCCTGGTCGCCGAGGGCTCGCTCAACGACAAGCTGGCCCGCCAGACCATCGAGGGCGTCCTCGCGGGTGAGGGCGGACCGGACGAGGTCGTCGAGAAGCGCGGCCTGAAGGTCGTCTCGGACGAGGGCGCGCTCGGCACGGCCGTGGACGAGGCCATCGCCGGCAACGCCGCGATCGCCGACAAGATCCGCGGCGGCAAGGTCGCGGCGGCCGGCGCGCTGGTCGGCGCCGTCATGAAGGCCACCCGTGGCCAGGCCGACGCCGCCCGCGTGCGCGAGCTGATCCTGGAGCGGCTCGGCGTCCAGGGCTGA
- the gatA gene encoding Asp-tRNA(Asn)/Glu-tRNA(Gln) amidotransferase subunit GatA, which translates to MTDLTKLTAARTAERIASGETSAVEVAEAHLARIEAVDEKVHAFLHVDRDGALETARRVDAKRAAGETLGPLAGVPLALKDIFTTEGVPTTVGSKILEGWVPPYDATVTRRLKDADVVILGKTNMDEFAMGSSTENSAYGPTGNPWDLTRIPGGSGGGSSAALASFQAPLAIGTDTGGSIRQPAAVTGTVGVKPTYGGVSRYGMVAFSSSLDQGGPCARTVLDAALLHEAIAGHDPMDSTSVDAPVPAVVEAARTGDVRGMRVGVVTEFSGEGYQDGVMQRFTESVELLRELGAEIVEISCPSFTKALAAYYLIAPSECSSNLARFDAMRYGLRVGDDGTRSAEDVTALTREAGFGPEVKRRIMLGTYALSSGYYDAYYGSAQKVRTLITRDFQRAFESVDVLVSPTTPTTAFPIGERADDPMAMYLADLCTIPSNLAGNAAMSLPCGLAPEDGLPVGLQIIAPAMADDRLYRVGAAVEAAFHTRWGHPLLEEAPVL; encoded by the coding sequence ATGACCGACCTGACGAAGCTCACCGCCGCACGGACGGCGGAGCGGATCGCGAGCGGCGAGACGTCCGCCGTCGAGGTGGCCGAGGCCCACCTGGCCCGCATCGAGGCCGTCGACGAGAAGGTGCACGCCTTCCTGCACGTCGACCGCGACGGAGCCCTGGAGACCGCCCGCCGGGTGGACGCCAAGCGGGCGGCGGGCGAGACGCTCGGCCCGCTCGCGGGCGTACCGCTCGCGCTCAAGGACATCTTCACCACCGAGGGCGTGCCGACGACCGTCGGCTCCAAGATCCTCGAAGGCTGGGTCCCGCCCTACGACGCCACCGTGACGCGTCGACTGAAGGACGCGGACGTCGTCATCCTCGGCAAGACCAACATGGACGAGTTCGCCATGGGGTCCTCCACCGAGAACAGCGCCTACGGTCCCACCGGCAACCCGTGGGACCTCACCCGCATCCCCGGAGGCTCCGGCGGCGGCTCCTCCGCCGCCCTCGCCTCCTTCCAGGCGCCGCTGGCCATCGGCACGGACACCGGCGGCTCCATCCGCCAGCCCGCCGCCGTCACCGGCACCGTCGGCGTCAAGCCGACCTACGGCGGGGTCTCCCGCTACGGCATGGTGGCCTTCTCCTCCTCGCTGGACCAGGGCGGCCCCTGCGCCCGCACCGTGCTGGACGCGGCCCTGCTGCACGAGGCCATCGCGGGCCACGACCCGATGGACTCCACCTCCGTCGACGCCCCCGTGCCCGCCGTCGTCGAGGCCGCCCGGACCGGTGACGTGCGCGGGATGCGCGTCGGCGTCGTCACGGAGTTCTCCGGGGAGGGCTACCAGGACGGCGTCATGCAGCGGTTCACCGAGTCGGTGGAGCTGCTGCGCGAGCTGGGCGCCGAGATCGTCGAGATCTCCTGCCCGTCCTTCACCAAGGCGCTCGCCGCCTACTACCTGATCGCGCCCAGCGAGTGCTCGTCCAACCTCGCCCGCTTCGACGCCATGCGCTACGGCCTGCGCGTGGGCGACGACGGCACCCGCTCGGCCGAGGACGTCACCGCCCTCACCCGCGAGGCGGGCTTCGGGCCCGAGGTCAAGCGCCGCATCATGCTCGGCACCTACGCCCTCAGCTCGGGTTACTACGACGCCTACTACGGCTCGGCGCAGAAGGTCCGCACCCTCATCACCCGGGACTTCCAGCGCGCCTTCGAGTCGGTGGACGTCCTCGTCTCGCCGACGACGCCGACGACGGCCTTCCCCATCGGGGAGCGCGCCGACGACCCCATGGCGATGTACCTCGCCGACCTGTGCACCATCCCGTCCAACCTGGCCGGCAACGCCGCCATGTCGCTGCCCTGCGGCCTGGCGCCGGAGGACGGGCTCCCGGTGGGGCTGCAGATCATCGCCCCCGCCATGGCTGACGACCGGCTCTACCGGGTAGGCGCTGCCGTCGAAGCCGCCTTCCACACCCGGTGGGGGCATCCGCTGCTCGAGGAGGCACCCGTACTGTGA
- the gatC gene encoding Asp-tRNA(Asn)/Glu-tRNA(Gln) amidotransferase subunit GatC — protein MPGITREEVAHLAKLARLELKDEELDHFAGQLDDIIGAVAAVSDVATEDVPPTSHPLPLTNVMRPDEVRPSLTPEQALSGAPAQEQQRFKVPQILGEE, from the coding sequence ATGCCTGGCATCACGCGCGAGGAGGTCGCTCACCTCGCGAAGCTGGCACGCCTGGAGCTGAAGGACGAAGAGCTCGATCACTTCGCCGGACAGCTCGACGACATCATCGGAGCGGTCGCCGCCGTCTCCGACGTCGCCACCGAGGACGTGCCGCCGACCTCCCACCCGCTGCCCCTGACGAACGTCATGCGCCCGGACGAGGTCCGTCCGAGCCTGACGCCCGAGCAGGCGCTCTCCGGCGCGCCCGCCCAGGAGCAGCAGCGTTTCAAGGTGCCGCAGATCCTGGGTGAGGAGTGA
- a CDS encoding putative bifunctional diguanylate cyclase/phosphodiesterase, which yields MQLTPEERDTGSAGEPARPPAGVLRRAALASAPWLRPLVVGTAAVTLLAGMYVNISNGRALFPGGTAGWAFAALTGVVVIHLVALGRDRWWGGTGSGSALTLAILFLYGSAPASLVSIAVVVFVGAARHRSWRQSVVHGAVDLLGIGSAALTLMAFGTRPSVEQPWGPVGWSWAAVPEMLVVACVYLFVTRVLEWYCRTRRSSLPAAGVPTAARTALIRQGLMCVALVGISPLIVVVAEARPLVLPLFAVPLIALDSTLWIARVRAEEQLRDPLTGLPNRMWLMERTWTALDDADRQQARSALVLIDLDRFRSVNDTLGHLAGDRLLLQIADRLRIALPRGAEAARLGGDEFAVLLPLAASATSAQRVARTLVSALSCPLHLDGLSLVLEASAGVAVFPDHALEAEGLLRRADVAMYEAKRDRSGVEVYDAARDGNTPDRLGLLGDLRRALDAGEVQLHYQPKVRFDGQVTGLEALVRWVHPERGRVPPDVFIAIAETSGLMPRLTEYVLETALSQVARWRAAGLRVPVAVNVSPRDVHTPGFAGAVAARLARHGVPAGALQLEITEHVLLEDPQQAADTLAGLTGHGVKMSLDDFGTGYSSLVHLRKLPVSELKIDRSFVARLAVDDQDAAIVRCTVDLAHSLGLLVVAEGVEDDETWERLRDLGCDAVQGWLVSAAMPPAETTAWLRARGVGPALPAPIPTATPAVRPGMAHPSLPSAD from the coding sequence ATGCAGCTGACACCCGAGGAGCGCGACACCGGCTCTGCGGGCGAGCCCGCCCGTCCGCCCGCCGGTGTCCTGCGCCGCGCCGCGCTCGCCTCCGCGCCGTGGCTGCGTCCACTGGTCGTGGGGACCGCTGCCGTCACCCTCCTCGCCGGGATGTACGTCAACATCAGCAACGGCCGGGCCCTCTTCCCCGGCGGCACGGCGGGCTGGGCCTTCGCCGCGCTCACCGGCGTCGTCGTCATCCACCTCGTCGCGCTCGGGCGGGACCGCTGGTGGGGCGGCACCGGTTCGGGCTCCGCCCTCACCCTCGCGATCCTCTTCCTCTACGGCAGCGCCCCGGCCAGCCTCGTCAGCATCGCCGTCGTCGTGTTCGTCGGCGCCGCCCGGCACCGCAGCTGGCGCCAGTCCGTCGTGCACGGCGCGGTCGACCTCCTCGGCATCGGCAGCGCCGCGCTCACCCTGATGGCGTTCGGCACCCGCCCCTCCGTCGAACAGCCGTGGGGGCCGGTCGGCTGGAGCTGGGCCGCCGTGCCCGAGATGCTCGTCGTCGCCTGCGTCTACCTCTTCGTCACCCGCGTCCTGGAGTGGTACTGCCGCACCCGCCGCAGCTCGCTGCCCGCCGCGGGGGTACCCACGGCGGCCCGTACCGCACTGATACGCCAGGGGCTGATGTGCGTCGCCCTGGTCGGCATATCCCCCCTGATCGTGGTCGTCGCCGAGGCCCGGCCGCTGGTGCTGCCGCTCTTCGCGGTCCCGTTAATCGCCCTCGACTCCACCCTGTGGATCGCCAGGGTGCGGGCCGAGGAACAGCTGCGCGATCCGCTCACCGGCCTCCCCAACCGCATGTGGCTCATGGAGCGCACCTGGACGGCGCTGGACGACGCCGACCGGCAGCAGGCCCGCTCCGCCCTCGTCCTCATCGACCTCGACCGCTTCCGCTCCGTCAACGACACCCTCGGCCACCTCGCCGGCGACCGGCTCCTCCTCCAGATCGCCGACCGACTGCGCATCGCCCTCCCGCGCGGGGCGGAGGCCGCCCGCCTCGGCGGCGACGAGTTCGCCGTCCTCCTGCCGCTCGCCGCCTCCGCCACCAGCGCCCAGCGCGTCGCCCGCACCCTCGTCTCCGCCCTCAGCTGCCCCCTGCACCTCGACGGCCTCAGCCTGGTGCTGGAGGCCAGCGCCGGTGTCGCCGTCTTCCCCGACCACGCGCTGGAGGCCGAAGGGCTGCTGCGCCGGGCGGACGTGGCGATGTACGAGGCCAAGCGCGACCGCAGCGGCGTCGAGGTCTACGACGCGGCCCGGGACGGCAACACCCCCGACCGCCTCGGCCTCCTCGGTGACCTGCGCCGCGCCCTGGACGCCGGCGAGGTGCAACTGCACTACCAGCCCAAGGTGCGCTTCGACGGGCAGGTCACCGGCCTGGAGGCGCTGGTCCGCTGGGTCCACCCCGAGCGCGGCCGGGTCCCGCCCGACGTCTTCATCGCCATCGCCGAGACGTCCGGGCTCATGCCCCGGCTCACCGAGTACGTGCTGGAGACGGCGCTCAGCCAGGTCGCCCGGTGGCGCGCGGCCGGGCTCCGCGTCCCCGTCGCCGTCAACGTCTCGCCGCGCGACGTCCACACGCCCGGCTTCGCGGGCGCCGTCGCGGCCCGGCTCGCCCGGCACGGCGTCCCGGCCGGTGCCCTCCAGCTGGAGATCACCGAGCACGTCCTGCTGGAGGACCCGCAGCAGGCGGCCGACACCCTGGCCGGGCTCACCGGCCACGGCGTGAAGATGTCGCTGGACGACTTCGGCACCGGCTACTCCTCCCTCGTCCACCTGCGCAAACTGCCCGTCAGCGAGCTGAAGATCGACCGCTCGTTCGTGGCGCGGCTCGCCGTCGACGACCAGGACGCCGCGATCGTGCGCTGCACCGTGGACCTGGCCCACTCCCTGGGCCTGCTCGTGGTCGCCGAGGGCGTGGAGGACGACGAGACCTGGGAGCGCCTGCGCGACCTGGGCTGCGACGCGGTGCAGGGCTGGCTCGTCTCGGCGGCGATGCCGCCCGCCGAGACGACGGCGTGGCTCCGGGCGCGCGGTGTCGGGCCCGCCCTGCCCGCGCCGATCCCCACCGCCACCCCGGCCGTCCGGCCGGGCATGGCCCACCCGTCGCTGCCGTCGGCGGACTGA
- the ligA gene encoding NAD-dependent DNA ligase LigA, with amino-acid sequence MAAEEHSSVPAEAREEHLRLAQEVDAHRFRYYVKDAPVISDAEFDRMLRALEALEERYSELRTPDSPTQQVAGRYETEFTAVPHRQRMLSLDNAFDDEELAGWADRVARELEGVPHHFLCELKIDGLAVNLTYERGRLVRAATRGDGRTGEDITPNVRTIADVPERLAGEGVPELVEIRGEVFFPMDRFEELNARLVEEGKAPFANPRNAAAGSLRQKDPRVTAGRPLHMLVHGIGALEGLAPALTPASLSEGYALLRRWGLPTPEHHRVVDSLDGVRAYIADSGERRHALGHEIDGAVIKLDEIPLQGRLGSTSRAPRWAIAWKFAPEEVNTRLVDIRVGVGRTGRVTPYAVVEPVTVAGSEVEFATLHNQDVVKAKGVLIGDTVVLRKAGDVIPEILGPVAELRDGGEREFVMPAACPECGTALQPMKEGDIDLRCPNARSCPAQLRERLFYLAGRKCLDIEHFGYVVATALTQPLEPSEPVLKDEGGMFDLTVEALLPIRTYVLDPDSGLPKRDPKTGEKKVVTLFANQKGEPRKNTLAMLENIAAARGRPLARVITGLSIRHVGPVAAEALAREFRSIDRIAEASEEELAATEGVGPTIAASLKDWFAVEWHRGIVERWRAAGVRMAEEGGADSGPRPLDGVTVVVTGTLESWTRDAAKEALQSRGAKVTGSVSKKTSFVVVGDNPGSKYDKAVQLKLPILDDSGFSVLLEQGPDAAREAALTMAEEQP; translated from the coding sequence GTGGCTGCCGAAGAGCACTCATCAGTGCCCGCCGAGGCGCGGGAGGAGCACCTGCGCCTGGCCCAAGAGGTGGACGCACACCGCTTCCGCTACTACGTGAAGGACGCGCCGGTCATCTCGGACGCCGAGTTCGACCGGATGCTGCGGGCGCTGGAGGCGCTGGAGGAGCGCTACAGCGAGCTGCGGACGCCCGACTCGCCCACGCAGCAGGTCGCGGGCCGGTACGAGACGGAGTTCACCGCCGTCCCGCACCGGCAGCGCATGCTCTCCCTGGACAACGCCTTCGACGACGAGGAGCTGGCCGGCTGGGCCGACCGCGTCGCCCGCGAACTGGAGGGCGTGCCCCACCACTTCCTGTGCGAGCTGAAGATCGACGGGCTGGCCGTCAACCTCACCTATGAGCGCGGCAGGCTCGTCCGCGCCGCCACCCGGGGCGACGGGCGCACGGGCGAGGACATCACGCCGAACGTCCGCACCATCGCCGACGTCCCCGAGCGGCTGGCCGGGGAGGGCGTCCCGGAGCTGGTCGAGATCCGCGGCGAGGTCTTCTTCCCCATGGACCGCTTCGAGGAGCTCAACGCCCGGCTCGTCGAGGAGGGCAAGGCGCCCTTCGCCAACCCGCGCAACGCCGCAGCCGGTTCGCTGCGGCAGAAGGACCCGCGGGTGACGGCGGGCCGCCCGCTGCACATGCTCGTGCACGGCATCGGCGCGCTGGAGGGCCTCGCCCCGGCGCTCACTCCCGCCTCCCTGTCCGAAGGCTACGCGCTGCTGCGCCGGTGGGGCCTGCCCACACCCGAGCACCACCGCGTGGTCGACTCCCTGGACGGCGTCCGCGCGTACATCGCGGACTCCGGCGAGCGTCGCCACGCGCTCGGCCACGAGATCGACGGCGCCGTCATCAAGCTGGACGAGATTCCGCTCCAGGGGCGGCTCGGCTCCACCTCCCGCGCCCCGCGCTGGGCGATCGCCTGGAAGTTCGCCCCCGAGGAGGTCAACACCAGGCTGGTCGACATCCGGGTGGGCGTCGGCCGCACCGGCCGGGTGACGCCGTACGCCGTCGTCGAGCCGGTGACGGTGGCGGGCAGCGAGGTCGAGTTCGCCACCCTGCACAACCAGGACGTCGTCAAGGCCAAGGGCGTCCTCATCGGTGACACCGTCGTGCTGCGCAAGGCGGGCGACGTCATCCCGGAGATCCTCGGCCCCGTGGCGGAGCTGCGGGACGGCGGCGAGCGGGAGTTCGTCATGCCCGCCGCCTGCCCCGAGTGCGGGACGGCGCTCCAGCCGATGAAGGAGGGCGACATCGATCTGCGCTGCCCCAACGCCCGTTCCTGCCCGGCGCAGCTCCGCGAGCGGCTGTTCTACCTCGCCGGCCGCAAGTGCCTGGACATCGAGCACTTCGGATACGTCGTCGCCACCGCGCTCACCCAGCCGCTGGAGCCCTCCGAGCCCGTGCTGAAGGACGAGGGCGGGATGTTCGACCTCACGGTCGAGGCGCTGCTGCCCATCCGGACCTACGTCCTCGATCCGGACAGCGGCCTGCCCAAGCGCGACCCGAAGACGGGGGAGAAGAAGGTCGTCACCCTCTTCGCCAACCAGAAGGGGGAGCCGCGCAAGAACACGCTCGCCATGCTGGAGAACATCGCGGCGGCGCGCGGACGTCCGCTGGCGCGGGTCATCACCGGGCTCTCCATCCGGCACGTCGGGCCCGTCGCGGCCGAGGCGCTGGCCCGGGAGTTCCGCTCCATCGACCGCATCGCGGAGGCGAGCGAGGAGGAGCTGGCCGCCACCGAGGGCGTGGGCCCGACCATCGCCGCCTCCCTGAAGGACTGGTTCGCGGTGGAGTGGCACCGGGGCATCGTCGAACGCTGGCGGGCGGCCGGGGTGCGGATGGCCGAGGAGGGCGGCGCGGACAGCGGTCCCCGCCCGCTGGACGGCGTCACCGTCGTCGTCACCGGCACGCTGGAGTCCTGGACGCGGGACGCCGCGAAGGAGGCGCTGCAGAGCCGGGGCGCCAAGGTGACCGGCTCCGTGTCGAAGAAGACCTCCTTCGTGGTCGTGGGCGACAACCCCGGCTCCAAGTACGACAAGGCGGTCCAGCTGAAGTTGCCGATTCTTGACGATTCGGGGTTCAGCGTCCTGCTCGAACAGGGGCCCGACGCCGCCCGCGAAGCGGCTCTGACCATGGCGGAGGAACAGCCCTGA